One segment of Desulfosudis oleivorans Hxd3 DNA contains the following:
- a CDS encoding Shedu anti-phage system protein SduA domain-containing protein, which yields MSLPPDSTLDDVKVRIRESVKNPNVGKTEQAVLKEGPRAFRLATLFEIMNPESGEIHHYSLRIDSINRKKAGWFYKPEKSVSLEGQNPNEIERLFRFLRAHLEGKLSVTTGDLHIIRSEEYEKLERLIDLIPNLSSPDMVELVKLIIPRIKDAGDYMPKFIEAFECADPQTLDHVAVATRFVKHKQAYDQLKRFVKSGHASESEFQDLLAKNPWMFGSEYSELLDRRTWTRDDNLDFMLRRTSDNYLEIIEIKTPFDEPLFLRDKSHDSYYTSSKLSPVLGQVIRYISEIERSRDSILSKDECDTLKIRARIIAGRDGSPNHQEALRNFNAHLHRIEVITFNQLVRIAGRVLNIFEDDSFSFEACTEDSVNEDIPF from the coding sequence ATGAGTTTACCTCCAGATTCAACTCTCGATGACGTAAAGGTCCGGATACGGGAATCTGTCAAAAATCCAAATGTGGGTAAGACGGAGCAAGCCGTTCTCAAAGAAGGCCCGAGAGCGTTCAGGCTCGCAACTCTCTTTGAGATTATGAATCCAGAAAGCGGCGAGATACATCACTACTCGCTAAGAATTGATAGTATCAATCGAAAGAAAGCCGGGTGGTTTTATAAACCTGAAAAATCTGTTTCGCTCGAAGGGCAAAACCCGAATGAAATAGAACGGCTGTTCCGATTTCTACGTGCACATCTGGAAGGCAAACTCTCTGTAACCACAGGTGATTTGCATATTATTCGGTCAGAGGAGTACGAAAAACTCGAAAGATTAATTGATTTGATCCCGAATCTGTCTTCCCCTGACATGGTTGAGCTTGTTAAGCTTATTATTCCGCGTATTAAAGACGCTGGCGATTATATGCCGAAGTTTATTGAAGCCTTCGAGTGCGCCGACCCCCAAACTTTGGATCATGTCGCGGTTGCTACTCGTTTTGTAAAACATAAACAGGCATATGATCAGCTCAAGCGCTTTGTGAAATCAGGCCATGCCTCTGAAAGTGAATTCCAGGATCTTCTCGCAAAGAATCCATGGATGTTCGGCAGTGAGTATAGCGAACTTCTTGACAGGCGTACTTGGACTCGTGATGATAATTTGGACTTCATGCTTCGCCGAACATCAGATAACTATTTAGAGATCATAGAGATTAAGACCCCATTTGATGAACCTCTTTTTCTTCGCGACAAATCCCATGACAGCTACTACACATCGTCTAAGTTGTCACCAGTCCTTGGGCAGGTGATTCGTTACATCTCCGAGATTGAACGCAGCAGAGATTCAATCCTAAGCAAAGACGAATGCGACACCCTCAAAATACGTGCTAGAATAATTGCTGGTCGTGATGGTTCACCAAATCATCAAGAAGCTTTGCGCAACTTCAACGCTCATCTACATAGGATAGAGGTAATAACCTTTAATCAGCTTGTGAGGATTGCAGGTAGGGTACTTAATATCTTTGAGGACGATTCTTTTTCCTTCGAGGCCTGTACAGAAGATTCGGTAAACGAAGACATACCATTCTAA
- a CDS encoding AAA family ATPase yields the protein MRLKKARVQNYRSIIDSGLFDIEKLKTILVGPNEAGKTVLLKALQQLSKPSDVEGFDVLRDYPRSKYNDITTGIVDPSTVTVVTGYFELEDEDKELIPESFHNCQYKLYRNLNNKGYHSLINAPEKITFGVLKKNFSRMITHMDKQVVPVEGDKEVIKPSDSFKAISSEWSDNKIIDDESAKSLKSWLDENYEYVEEENEKEESRHAELLELIQNNAKHDEVLKILDKRTPVFILFNNYFKVKPSVHLGHLAQRVEQNILDDEYYDYGNLCLLKLLGFTPKELADLGNAQSPKINEKEALKEYKDKLDKRSYQLNAASVRLTNEICSAWLPDLKRSEADKLKITADGQYLKVVVEDDLGVDIELDQRSEGFQWLVSFFVVFFSEAMDKHDNAILLLDEPGMSLHGLKQREFRKTISRLAEKNQTIFTTHSPFLVGPEELDIVRVVELENRTVGTIVHTTISSSDPAGLLPLQEALGYDLANSLFSQQRNLILEGITDYWYLEATSELLKEAKICILNDKIALVFANSAGKVVYYATILHAHHLKVAALLDSDAAGDQAAQQENLVHALGNKNILRTKDFCNGVSKPEIEDMLRETLILIVKEEFGKDTSKIAQKQPTRPIIDLFADEVKDFSKYRLAKSYVRWTRNHDAKDLTKDEQQNWKTLIENINKALK from the coding sequence ATGAGACTTAAAAAAGCCAGAGTTCAAAATTACCGAAGCATCATAGACTCCGGTCTATTTGATATCGAAAAATTAAAGACAATATTAGTCGGCCCAAATGAAGCTGGCAAAACAGTTCTCCTTAAAGCGCTACAACAGCTTAGCAAGCCAAGTGATGTCGAAGGATTTGATGTATTACGCGATTATCCAAGGTCAAAATACAACGACATTACTACTGGAATTGTTGATCCATCAACGGTAACCGTAGTAACTGGTTATTTTGAATTAGAGGATGAAGACAAAGAGTTAATTCCAGAATCATTTCATAATTGCCAGTATAAATTATATAGAAATCTCAACAATAAAGGCTATCACAGTCTAATAAATGCACCTGAAAAAATTACATTTGGAGTTTTAAAAAAGAATTTTTCCAGAATGATTACACACATGGATAAGCAAGTCGTTCCTGTGGAAGGTGATAAGGAAGTTATAAAACCTAGTGATTCATTTAAAGCAATATCGTCAGAATGGAGCGATAATAAAATAATAGATGACGAATCTGCCAAGTCATTAAAATCTTGGTTAGATGAAAATTATGAGTATGTAGAAGAAGAAAATGAAAAAGAAGAATCACGACACGCAGAATTGCTTGAATTAATTCAAAATAACGCAAAACACGATGAAGTATTAAAAATATTGGACAAAAGAACGCCTGTATTCATTTTATTCAATAACTACTTTAAAGTTAAGCCATCAGTGCATTTAGGGCATTTGGCGCAAAGAGTTGAACAAAATATCCTTGACGACGAGTATTACGACTATGGAAATTTATGCTTATTGAAACTGTTGGGATTTACTCCAAAAGAATTAGCAGATTTGGGTAATGCTCAAAGCCCGAAAATCAATGAAAAGGAGGCTTTAAAAGAATATAAGGACAAGCTGGACAAAAGAAGTTATCAACTAAATGCTGCAAGCGTAAGGTTAACGAATGAAATTTGTTCAGCATGGTTGCCGGACTTAAAAAGATCAGAAGCAGATAAACTTAAGATAACAGCAGATGGGCAATATTTAAAAGTCGTTGTTGAAGATGATCTTGGTGTCGATATCGAGTTAGATCAAAGATCAGAAGGGTTTCAGTGGTTAGTATCTTTTTTCGTAGTGTTTTTCTCTGAAGCCATGGATAAACATGACAACGCAATATTGTTATTGGATGAGCCAGGAATGAGTTTACATGGTCTAAAACAAAGAGAGTTCAGAAAAACTATTTCGAGGCTTGCAGAAAAAAACCAAACTATTTTTACCACACACTCACCATTCTTGGTGGGTCCTGAAGAGCTTGACATTGTTCGTGTTGTTGAACTTGAAAACAGAACAGTTGGGACAATAGTCCACACAACAATTTCTTCTAGCGACCCAGCTGGATTGTTGCCGCTCCAGGAAGCACTCGGTTACGATCTCGCTAATAGTTTGTTTTCACAGCAAAGAAATTTGATTTTGGAAGGCATTACTGACTATTGGTACCTTGAAGCAACTTCTGAATTACTGAAAGAAGCAAAAATATGTATCTTAAATGACAAAATAGCTTTGGTTTTTGCCAACTCCGCAGGGAAGGTCGTATATTACGCCACTATTTTGCATGCACATCATCTTAAAGTCGCTGCACTTTTAGATTCTGACGCAGCTGGTGACCAAGCTGCACAACAAGAAAACCTCGTACATGCTTTAGGGAATAAAAACATACTCAGAACAAAAGATTTCTGTAATGGAGTTTCAAAGCCTGAGATTGAAGATATGCTTCGGGAAACACTCATCTTAATTGTAAAAGAAGAGTTTGGCAAAGACACCTCAAAAATTGCACAAAAACAACCAACAAGGCCAATAATCGACTTGTTTGCAGATGAAGTAAAAGATTTCTCTAAGTATAGATTAGCAAAATCATATGTCCGCTGGACAAGAAACCATGACGCAAAAGATTTAACCAAAGACGAACAACAAAATTGGAAAACTTTGATTGAAAACATTAATAAGGCTCTAAAATAA
- a CDS encoding type III restriction endonuclease subunit M: protein MESQVISKKRVANHGEVLTGNREVNAMLDLVKQETERIESRFLEPACGTGNFLAVILERKLAVVEKRYSKSQLDFERYAVLAVSSIYGVDIQKDNVEHCRQRLFGIFDLVYLRLFKHKTNDDCRAAVRFILEINIVWGDALDFKTKDEPRVPIRFSEWSPVNGSMLKRRDFMLSYLVEKQHQMLLFSDEGNVADLNEPIREYPPIHFLEIAHAQQ, encoded by the coding sequence ATGGAATCGCAGGTCATATCAAAAAAACGGGTTGCTAATCATGGTGAGGTGTTGACCGGAAACCGTGAGGTCAACGCCATGCTCGATCTGGTGAAGCAGGAAACGGAAAGGATTGAATCGCGTTTTCTTGAACCGGCTTGCGGCACCGGGAACTTTCTGGCCGTGATCCTGGAAAGAAAATTGGCGGTGGTCGAGAAGCGATACAGCAAGTCGCAACTGGACTTTGAGCGTTACGCCGTTCTTGCCGTTTCATCTATCTATGGCGTTGATATCCAGAAAGATAATGTTGAGCACTGCCGGCAACGGCTCTTCGGGATATTTGATCTGGTCTATCTGCGGTTGTTCAAACACAAGACGAACGACGATTGCCGGGCAGCGGTGCGTTTTATTCTTGAGATAAACATCGTCTGGGGCGATGCCCTCGATTTTAAGACCAAAGACGAGCCCCGGGTGCCGATTCGCTTCTCCGAGTGGTCGCCGGTAAACGGCAGCATGCTTAAGCGGCGGGATTTCATGTTGTCGTACCTGGTGGAAAAGCAGCATCAAATGCTGCTGTTCAGCGACGAGGGCAATGTCGCCGACTTAAACGAGCCCATCAGGGAATATCCCCCGATCCACTTCCTGGAGATCGCCCATGCTCAACAATAG